In Salvia splendens isolate huo1 unplaced genomic scaffold, SspV2 ctg249, whole genome shotgun sequence, the DNA window CAAAGAGTCACACAGTCCATTGAAGGCATTAGTACTCCGACTGATCTCTTCTTCAATGAGCCGCAGAGAAGTTAAGATGGCTCGCTGGATATCTCAGTGATAGTGAAATTTCAAAGACACAAATTGAACAAGAACTGAGGAGTGTAAACGACGAAGCCAGTTCATTGGCCAGCAAATTGTCCGAAGCCCAGGCAGTGATAAAATCACTTGAAGATGCCTTATCGGTTGTAGAAAAAAGCAGGTCTGATCTCTTGGATGAGAAGAAAGAACTTGAGGTTTCCAAGGCTCTCTTGGAGGAAAGAGCTGCAGAAGGAAAAAGAGAAAGCTTCTTCATATACAAGCAAGTATGACGAGCTTCTTGTGAGTTCAAAAGCACTTGAAGATGCTCTGTCAATAACAGAGGACAATGTTTCCAGGTTAACGAACGAGAGAGATGTAGCGGTAGAAGGCAAATCTCTTGCTGAAGAGcaactaaataaattaaaggAGATGCTTTCTGTCAATGTTAAAAAACTGGACGACGCCGACAAAATTATCCAGTCCCTTGAAGATGAATTGTCTCAGGCACAGAAGAATGCGTCGCTACTTGTTGAAGAAAACAGTAAAGTTCAAACTGGCCAAGCTGATTTGGATGGTGAGATAAAGAGAATTAGAGAAGAAGCTGACTTGCTTGCTACTAAGCTTGCTGAATCCTCCGTAACAATCAATCGCTTGAGGGAGAATTACTAAATTCACAGAATAACATGGCAGATCTGGTTCGGGAAAAAGAAAATGCTGAGAAAGAGATAAATTCACTTACCTCTAAACTGGAATCTTGTATGGAAGAGTTATCTGGCAACCAAAGTAGCATACAGAGTCGGAGTTTAGAGCTCTCTGGTCAGTTTGACAGACTTCAGTTACTTCTAAAAGATGATACGCTTTCAACCTTGCTTGGGCAATGTTTCCAGAGAAAATTTGAGAGCCTAAAGAGCTTAGATTTTCTAATTAAAGAGATCTGGAACTGTTCCCTGGAGATGGACTCTGATATGCCGCAAAACAGTCCTATCGTGAAGGTATATTTCTTGCTTTTATGTGCATATTGTGTTAGTGTTACTCGACTCCATTTTTTTGCTTGAATGCGCAATATCTGAATTATTCTCCAGGAAAACATCCATATGTTTTGGCAAAAAGTTAACAATATTCTCAAGCTTAATCACAGTGCACATTAAAATACCTCTAGTGTTACCCTTTAATTCTTCAGTTTTCTAGTGATTACTTAATTTTCTTCTATTAGTTTCGtaaataaaaatgtcaataactacTATTAGTAACTATGTTATGGGTTTCTATCTGTTTAGTTTCACAATTGGCGATctctatttaatatttatagagTCATCTATCAGAAAGAGTGTTTTTTACAGTTCTATACTTTCCACTCTACTCCAACTTATGACTTTCATTGTCTGAAATCTTCTAGTTGGTATATGTTTTTTTTCCATGACGATTCTTTACGACAAATACATGTCTTTTATTCTATATTATTCCTTTTGAAGGCATGTCTCTCTTGTTTCTCCGTCGGTATGGTATCCTTCATGTGTGATTTATACTGCATtcggtttaaagtttttttttctcttaccCAATGGAAACTTTCTGCATGTCTCCTTTACCTTGGTAGGATGATTCGCTCCTTTCAACTACTTTCCCGTCTAACACTGATATTGCTCCAAACTTGGAATTGTTGAATGATGAGGGAAATGCAGTCGATGGTGAGAGCATGTTTGACATTGagaacatggtgaaaagatatcACGTGAGAAGCAAAATTCTGGCTGATAATTTCAATAAGTTGTCCGCACTTTTTGATGAATCTATGGATGCTATGTTGAGAGGGTTAAACTTAAGGAAGGACGAAATAGTCAATGCCATGAAATATACATCCTCTCTCAAAGATCAAGTCAAGGAAATTGAAACAGATAAGAAGAGACAGGAGGATACTATAGTGTCACTGGAACGTGATATCAGAAGTTTGGTGTCTGCTTGTACTGATGCCACTCATGGATTGGAGTTGAATAATAAGGAAGTTGTGTCCAAGCTGATATCTATTGATGAATTGGTAAACCTAGATGGCAGAATTCCCATGGATTCGGAAGCAGATATTGATGATGAAGAGATAACACTTGCTACTGACCATGTAAAGACGGCTCAGAAGCTAATACTTGCTGCGAGACGGAATCAAGATCTTGGTATGGTGTTTCAGGATGCTATAAGTAAGTTGATGGATATGACAGGGAATATGCAGAACAAACTGAACAGGCTCAGAAGACTTCCGATGAAATCTTGGAAGAGAGAGATCTATACAAAGATAAAATCTTGAAATTGGAGACTGATCTGAAAGTACAGCAAAGCTTGCATACTGAGATGACTATCAAACTAGAAGATATGCAGAGCATGCTGAGAGAAACTCAAGTAACTTGTGACGAAGCCTTGAAAGAAAGAGATCTATACAAAGAAAAATCTTGAAATCGGAAACTGATATGAAAGCACAGCAAGATGAAATTAATGAAATGGCAATCAAGCTAGAAGATCAGAGGAAAAGAGAAGCAGAATTGTCTTCTTCATTATCCAAATTTCGTGATAGAGAAGCAGAATTGTCTTCTTCCTTATCCAAATTCCACGGTATGATCCCTTAGCTATCTCATATTCTCTCCAATTTCCTTGTTAGTTACTCGGTAATTTACCCCCTTTTCATGGTTTTGTTTCAGAACTGGAGGAGACTTTATCGGCATCTCAAGTTAAATCCGTTCttgataaaataaaactgaTCAATGTACCTGATGGTGCATTTGTGTTCGGAGATTCAGATAAGTCAGCCAGTGTAAGAAAGCTGTTCTATGTGATAGATAGTTTTAGTGACTATATGGAGAAGGTAAGCTCGCTATCTCATCAGAATGGAGAGCTTCACTCAACCATTGATAAGCAGATACTCGACATTGAACAGCTGAAGAGGCAAGTCGAAGAGCATGCATCCAATGAGAAAAATTCCGATAAGCTGAACAAGTTGTTAGAGCTGGAATCAGGTTTACAGCTTATTGCGAAGAAGCTGGGTGCCGGTGATGTGATGGATGATTCCAAAGTAAATGGGGAATTATGGCTCCTTCCCTTGCTCGAAAAACTAGTTGTAGCCGTGATGCACGAATCTGAAACTTTGAAGCTAAAAAATGAAGATCTTAGTGCTAAACTGCTCGGGGCCCAAAAGGCTGTGGATGATTTGTCGAACAAGGTTAAATTACTAGAAGAGACTAGTAAATCGAGAGCCATTCTACCAGAGATAGACCGGGAAAGAGGAAAATCCATAGCTTCCTTGTCTACTCAGACGGAGATAGCAGAAATGCAAGATgtggtaaattttttttttaatattcttgTATTGCTGATCCATGGTTCTTATTATCCTTCTTTTGCTACAATGAATATGCT includes these proteins:
- the LOC121789475 gene encoding LOW QUALITY PROTEIN: myosin-4-like (The sequence of the model RefSeq protein was modified relative to this genomic sequence to represent the inferred CDS: inserted 3 bases in 3 codons; deleted 1 base in 1 codon), translated to VDVERISLLERDLASTTEQKDQLEQILVESNTMLQRVTQSIEGISTPTDLFFNEPXEKLRWLAGYLSDSEISKTQIEQELRSVNDEASSLASKLSEAQAVIKSLEDALSVVEKSRSDLLDEKKELEVSKALLEEELQKEKEKASSYTSKYDELLVSSKALEDALSITEDNVSRLTNERDVAVEGKSLAEEQLNKLKEMLSVNVKKLDDADKIIQSLEDELSQAQKNASLLVEENSKVQTGQADLDGEIKRIREEADLLATKLAESSVTIXSLEGELLNSQNNMADLVREKENAEKEINSLTSKLESCMEELSGNQSSIQSRSLELSGQFDRLQLLLKDDTLSTLLGQCFQRKFESLKSLDFLIKEIWNCSLEMDSDMPQNSPIVKDDSLLSTTFPSNTDIAPNLELLNDEGNAVDGESMFDIENMVKRYHVRSKILADNFNKLSALFDESMDAMLRGLNLRKDEIVNAMKYTSSLKDQVKEIETDKKRQEDTIVSLERDIRSLVSACTDATHGLELNNKEVVSKLISIDELVNLDGRIPMDSEADIDDEEITLATDHVKTAQKLILAARRNQDLGMVFQDAISKLMDMTGNMQNKLNXAQKTSDEILEERDLYKDKILKLETDLKVQQSLHTEMTIKLEDMQSIEAELSSSLSKFRDREAELSSSLSKFHELEETLSASQVKSVLDKIKLINVPDGAFVFGDSDKSASVRKLFYVIDSFSDYMEKVSSLSHQNGELHSTIDKQILDIEQLKRQVEEHASNEKNSDKLNKLLELESGLQLIAKKLGAGDVMDDSKVNGELWLLPLLEKLVVAVMHESETLKLKNEDLSAKLLGAQKAVDDLSNKVKLLEETSKSRAILPEIDRERGKSIASLSTQTEIAEMQDVEGLGNSNNSPVSSAAHVRPLRKGSGDHLAINIESESERLINDKGREEDKGHAFKPLVTSGMIPRQGRTVADRIDGFWVNGSRALMSHPRGRLGVIAYWLVLHIWLFGTLL